A window of Hemitrygon akajei unplaced genomic scaffold, sHemAka1.3 Scf000046, whole genome shotgun sequence contains these coding sequences:
- the LOC140720770 gene encoding early activation antigen CD69-like translates to MNRTQTKYGQQLHNLNSTVESKMSDNSRLNFIDCSCLQNLSLLKSSLGEICQFLTSSRERNCSKAWEKYGDRCYFFSTFKTSYDGARQQCSDFDSRLLEISSKDEASFVLDALSSRNGARWVGKCENGKVASGTVYEVYSDMSACSNCNSSGGGSPCSRDRRFICEKSAPLFPDIPLKIQDLCLQLVEPN, encoded by the exons ATGAACAGGACACAGACGAAATATGGACAACAGCTCCATAATTTGAACTCAACTGTTGAATCCAAGATGTCCGACAATTCCCGTCTGAATTTCATCGACTGCTCCTGTCTCCAGAATCTTTCTCTCCTTAAGAGCAGCCTGGGTGAAATTTGCCAGTTCCTGACCAGTAGCAGAG AGCGAAATTGCTCCAAGGCTTGGGAAAAATATGGTGACCGGTGTTATTTCTTCTCCACGTTTAAAACATCTTACGATGGAGCGAGGCAACAATGTTCAGACTTTGATTCAAGACTTCTCGAGATCAGTTCAAAggatgaagcg AGTTTTGTTCTCGACGCTCTTTCGTCCCGAAACGGTGCCCGCTGGGTTGGAAAATGCGAGAACGG GAAAGTGGCCTCTGGAACCGTTTACGAGGTGTACTCAGATATGTCCGCCTGCAGTAATTGCAATTCGTCCGGAGGGGGTTCTCCTTGCAGTCGTGATCGccgtttcatctgcgagaagtcggCACCACTTTTCCCGGACATTCCTCTaaagatccaggatctctgtctACAGCTCGTGGAGCCGAATTGA